The proteins below are encoded in one region of Triticum aestivum cultivar Chinese Spring chromosome 1B, IWGSC CS RefSeq v2.1, whole genome shotgun sequence:
- the LOC123085877 gene encoding protein saal1, translating to MAGGAGKDDVPELPREPDAAGEGTGPDHPAPASPGASEEEESASAAVEAGQDDAPEPEDDQEEGGDATEDDVDEDEEEEGDEEEEEEVDEDEEDAPTPFEPSEEESLEETTTVDPSYTISLIRQLIPKGSRLEEEFRDSTQPDNTDPSEESDKQGLPEERSVSPEDQWEEFGCILRDLAASIPQAELMINNLVIEVLLENLRTAKSSRVKEICLGIMGNLVCHESLVAAISLKNGLIATVMEQLFLDHVKCLSETFRLLAAILRSSAYVSWAQALLPDEILSRILRVVGKTDNSTLIEKIIDFLSTVIDNRDVIAILIQPLLKLGLVDRVIGLLTNEIERSPDEKLDRLESFHSILHFMEELSAIHCVLKAMTSNDRLIKVLVNMIKSPDKVAVASYCASVVIVMSNILTDGKHLVPKISHDLRFLESLLEVLPEIPDDDQTRYALWSILSCILAQVQDTGLNSSSLDRFVSLFSRKFGLIKDDLESQAVDEEKLTPEDALLKGWISRCLMAISFFMERWIEQKSSQGNEDAINNARKVLSYCQKVLR from the exons ATGGCGGGCGGAGCGGGGAAGGACGACGTGCCCGAGCTGCCGCGGGAGCCGGACGCGGCGGGCGAGGGAACCGGCCCCGATCACCCCGCTCCGGCGTCACCGGGCGCTTCCGAGGAGGAAGAGAGCGCCAGCGCAGCAGTCGAGGCGGGGCAGGACGACGCGCCCGAGCCGGAGGACGACCAGGAGGAAGGCGGCGACGCCACGGAGGACGAcgtggacgaggacgaggaggaggaaggggacgaggaagaggaggaggaggtagacgaggacgaggaggacgcCCCGACGCCGTTCGAGCCCTCGGAGGAAGAG TCACTTGAGGAGACAACTACAGTTGATCCAAGCTATACTATCTCTCTTATAAGGCAACTAATACCTAAGGGATCCAGATTGGAGGAAGAGTTCAG GGATTCAACGCAACCGGATAACACGGATCCTTCCGAGGAAAGTGACAAGCAGGGTCTTCCAGAAGAAAGGAGTGTCAGTCCTGAGGATCAGTGGGAAGAGTTTGGTTGTATTCTGCGGGATCTTGCGGCTAGTATACCTCAAGCAGAACTTATG ATTAATAACCTTGTGATTGAAGTGCTTTTGGAAAACCTTCGTACGGCAAAGTCTTCTAGGGTGAAG GAAATTTGTCTTGGAATCATGGGAAACTTAGTCTGTCATGAATCTCTAGTTGCTGCAATCTCTTTGAAAAATGGTTTAATTGCAACTGTCATGGAGCAATTGTTTCTTGATCATGTCAAATGCCTTTCTGAAACATTCAG GTTGTTGGCTGCCATTCTTCGGTCCAGTGCATATGTTTCTTGGGCTCAAGCTCTTTTACCTGATGAGATTCTTTCACGTATTCTGCGGGTAGTTGGGAAGACAGATAATTCTACATTAATTGAAAAG ATCATTGACTTCCTATCAACTGTCATTGATAATCGAGATGTGATTGCTATACTTATCCAGCCCTTGCTTAAACTGGGTTTAGTTGACCGTGTTATTGGGTTACTAACAAATGAGATTGAAAGATCACCGGATGAGAAGCTAGACAG ATTGGAATCTTTTCATTCGATCCTTCACTTCATGGAAGAATTATCAGCCATACACTGTGTTTTAAAGGCAATGACATCGAATGACCGGCTGATTAAAGTGCTAGTTAACATGATCAAGTCGCCTGATAAAGTTGCG GTTGCAAGCTATTGCGCTTCGGTGGTGATCGTAATGTCAAATATTTTGACAGATGGAAAGCATTTGGTGCCTAAGATATCCCATG ATTTACGGTTCCTGGAGAGCCTACTTGAAGTTCTTCCAGAGATCCCTGATGATGACCAAACTCGATATGCACTTTGGAGTATCTTATCGTGTATTTTGGCACAAGTGCAAGATACTGGGTTGAACTCCTCGTCCCTCGATCGGTTTGTGTCTCTGTTCTCACGCAAGTTCGGCCTCATCAAAGATGACCTTGAGAGTCAGGCGGTTGATGAAGAGAAGTTAACACCTGAGGATGCTCTCCTGAAGGGATGGATATCGAGATGT CTCATGGCAATCTCCTTCTTCATGGAGAGATGGATTGAGCAGAAGTCCTCCCAGGGCAACGAAGACGCCATCAACAATGCTCGGAAGGTGCTGAGCTATTGCCAGAAGGTGCTCCGCTAA